One stretch of Miscanthus floridulus cultivar M001 chromosome 18, ASM1932011v1, whole genome shotgun sequence DNA includes these proteins:
- the LOC136520681 gene encoding probable E3 ubiquitin-protein ligase XBOS36 translates to MGNALGCTGLGERLAAAARDGDAAEVRRLLEANPGLASCAAFGSLNSPLHLAAAKGHHEIAALLLENGADVNARNIYGQTALMQACRFGHWEVVQTLLVFRCNVSKVDSLSSRTALHLAAAGGHVKCARLLLAGAGGNGSNASSKLVNRAASGGVTALHLAALHGHADCVHLLIDERADVAAPTLPCAASPMASIGAGSTPLHYAAAGGEVKCCQILVSRGADRTAVNCNGWLPVDVARTWGCHWLEHVLSPKSHLPIPKFPPSAYLSAPLASVLTLARDCGLVLNTTPPEVLDGGADDDGDACAVCLERPCTVAAEVCGHELCVKCALDLCSVIKSYDVPGIAGTIPCPLCRSGIASFRRREADEAEPDVNAGGGRRGGAGGHQASSSPEKKRNTDSDQEILPFFCAPPAVMF, encoded by the exons ATGGGCAACGCCCTGGGGTGCACGGGGCTCGGCGAGCGGCTGGCGGCCGCCGCGAGGGACGGCGACGCGGCGGAGGTGCGCCGGCTGCTGGAGGCCAACCCGGGGCTCGCCAGCTGCGCCGCCTTCGGCAGCCTCAACTCGCCGCTCCACCTCGCCGCCGCCAAAGGCCACCACGAG ATCGCTGCGTTGCTGCTGGAGAACGGAGCAGACGTGAATGCCAGGAACATTTACGGTCAG ACGGCGTTGATGCAGGCGTGCCGGTTCGGTCACTGGGAGGTGGTTCAGACGCTGCTGGTTTTCAGGTGCAAC GTGTCCAAGGTGGACAGCCTGAGCAGCCGGACGGCGCTGCAcctggcggcggccggcggccacGTCAAGTGCGCGCGCCTGCTGctggccggcgccggcggcaaCGGCAGCAACGCCAGCAGCAAGCTCGTGAACAGGGCGGCCAGCGGTGGCGTGACGGCGCTCCATCTGGCGGCGCTGCACGGGCACGCAGACTGCGTGCACCTGCTCATCGACGAGCGCGCCGACGTCGCCGCGCCCACGCTGCCCTGCGCCGCGTCGCCCATGGCGTCCATCGGCGCCGGCAGCACGCCGCTGCACTACGCCGCCGCGGGCGGCGAGGTCAAGTGCTGCCAGATCCTCGTGTCGCGAGGCGCCGACAGGACCGCCGTCAACTGCAACGG GTGGCTCCCGGTGGACGTGGCTAGGACGTGGGGATGCCACTGGCTGGAGCACGTCCTGTCGCCCAAGTCTCACCTGCCCATCCCCAAGTTCCCGCCCTCCGCCTACCTCTCGGCGCCGCTCGCCAGCGTGCTCACCCTCGCAAG GGACTGCGGCCTGGTTCTGAACACTACGCCGCCGGAGGTCCTGGACGGCGgcgccgacgacgacggcgacgcctGCGCAGTCTGCCTCGAAAGACCCTGCACCGTCGCAGCCGAAG TGTGCGGGCACGAGCTGTGCGTCAAGTGCGCGCTGGACCTGTGCTCGGTGATCAAGTCCTACGACGTGCCGGGGATCGCCGGCACCATCCCCTGCCCGCTCTGCCGGAGCGGCATCGCCTCGTTCAGGAGACGGGAGGCGGACGAGGCCGAGCCTGACGTGAACGCCGGCGGTggccgccgcggcggcgccggcggccaccAGGCGTCGTCCAGCCCGGAGAAGAAACGGAACACGGATTCGGACCAGGAAATCCTTCCCTTCTTCTGCGCTCCTCCCGCCGTCATGTTCTGA